In one window of Bemisia tabaci chromosome 4, PGI_BMITA_v3 DNA:
- the LOC109034341 gene encoding ubiquitin carboxyl-terminal hydrolase 3 isoform X1, giving the protein MPNGNLTMECPHISVNVKIDSKVVIKDSSKDWQCAECLSTVSPWICLYCGVVLCGRYVNGHAKRHSESQVNHVVCMDCENLSVFCYSCDEFVENDTNNSHISRLRAEFHYNGKRSKTPSENTDQEGSDSAQNWSSSSSNSEQSGRRLRPRSRKRSSSFESSSSLTENGDCKSTRSRNGDEKRLKRTSISSEDTPSKAKIAKKVVGLRNLGNTCFMNAVLQSLSNISQFTLYFKRLPSLDTSKLNSPSPTGRNRLYQSRSIKELSDAVMAEELRKVLINLTDHGTKGAISPESLFLVIWKVVPRFRGYQQQDAHEFLRYMLDRLHTELLHLLPNSTFKDSSYFSLGQKSRSSIVTTVFGGMLQSEVRCLNCSVESKKHDPFLDLSLDIPDVKCQQTNNKKSKVESTPLFTILDCLTSFIQVEELAETELYYCNNCKSKQRSTKRFWIRRLPNVLCLHLKRFRWNNFFRTKIDTSIAFPVTALDMSQFVLSDLRDTRLSGIGTNLYDLAAVIVHHGSGAGSGHYTAFAVNEGQWFHFDDSSVRISTMKAVEKCKPYILFYIRREFRLPSVQS; this is encoded by the exons ATGCCGAATGGTAATTTAACAATGGAGTGTCCTCATATTTCTGTTAATGTTAAAATTGACTCCAAAGTTGTGATCAAAGATTCATCCAAAGACTGGCAATGCGCAG AATGTCTTTCAACTGTAAGTCCATGGATTTGTTTGTACTGTGGTGTAGTCCTGTGTGGTCGATACGTAAATGGCCATGCTAAGCGTCACTCAGAATCACAAGTGAATCATGTTGTTTGCATGGATTGTGAAAATTTATCTGTATTTTG TTATTCTTGTGACGAATTTGTGGAAAACGATACAAACAATAGTCATATATCTCGTTTAAGAGCTGAATTTCACTACAATGGAAAAAGATCAAAAACACCCAGCGAAAACACAGATCAAGAAGGCAGTGATTCGGCGCAAAACTGGAGTAGCTCTTCCTCTAATAGCGAACAGAGTGGCCGGAGATTGCGACCTCGATCCAGGAAAAG GTCCAGCTCCTTTGAAAGCAGCTCCAGCCTCACAGAAAATGGAGATTGCAAAAGTACTAGATCAAGGAATGGTGATGAAAAGCGGCTCAAACGTACGAGTATCTCCAGTGAAGACACACCATCAAAAGCGAAGATAGCAAAAAAAGTTGTCGGCCTAAGAAATTTAGGCAACACTTGTTTTATGAATGCAGTACTTCAATCATTAAG TAATATCTCTCAGTTTACCCTGTACTTCAAAAGACTGCCTTCTTTAGACACAAGTAAATTAAATTCTCCATCACCCACGGGACGTAATCGACTGTATCAGTCGAGGTCTATCAAGGAGCTTAGTGATGCAGTTATGGCAGAGGAACTTCGGAAAGTCCTAATCAATCTAACTGACCATGGCACCAAGGGTGCCATCTCCCCAGAATCATTGTTCCTTGTCATCTGGAAAGTTGTCCCGCGTTTCAG GGGCTATCAACAGCAAGATGCACATGAGTTTCTACGCTATATGTTAGATAGATTACATACAGAGTTATTACATCTTCTGCCGAACTCCACTTTTAAAGACAGTTCTTATTTCTCTCTTGGTCAGAAGAGTCGCTCATCCATAGTCACAACTGTTTTTGGAGGCATGCTTCAAAGTGAG GTCCGCTGTTTGAACTGTAGTGTAGAGTCAAAAAAGCATGACCCTTTTCTGGATCTTTCTTTAGATATTCCTGATGTTAAGTGTCAACAAACTAACAATAAGAAATCGAAAGTAGAATCAACGCCTTTGTTTACAATTTTAG ATTGTTTAACTAGTTTCATCCAAGTGGAAGAACTAGCAGAGACAGAACTTTACTACTGTAACAACTGTAAAAGCAAGCAGAGATCAACTAAACGCTTCTGGATCAGAAGATTACCGAAT GTTTTGTGTTTACATTTGAAAAGATTTCGGTGGAACAACTTCTTTCGCACCAAAATTGACACATCAATCGCCTTTCCGGTGACAGCTTTAGACATGTCTCAATTCGTTCTGAGCGATCTGCGAGACACACGCCTCTCTGGGATAGGTACTAATTTATACGATCTAGCAGCTGTGATAGTTCATCACGGGTCAGGGGCTGGTTCAGGCCATTACACAGCTTTCGCAGTGAACGAAGGACAGTGGTTTCACTTTGATGATAGTTCAGTCCGAATTTCAACAATGAAAGCGGTTGAAAAGTGCAAGCCCTACATATTGTTTTATATTAGAAGAGAGTTTCGCTTACCTTCCGTTCAATCGTGA
- the LOC109034341 gene encoding ubiquitin carboxyl-terminal hydrolase 3 isoform X2, whose product MRSYSCDEFVENDTNNSHISRLRAEFHYNGKRSKTPSENTDQEGSDSAQNWSSSSSNSEQSGRRLRPRSRKRSSSFESSSSLTENGDCKSTRSRNGDEKRLKRTSISSEDTPSKAKIAKKVVGLRNLGNTCFMNAVLQSLSNISQFTLYFKRLPSLDTSKLNSPSPTGRNRLYQSRSIKELSDAVMAEELRKVLINLTDHGTKGAISPESLFLVIWKVVPRFRGYQQQDAHEFLRYMLDRLHTELLHLLPNSTFKDSSYFSLGQKSRSSIVTTVFGGMLQSEVRCLNCSVESKKHDPFLDLSLDIPDVKCQQTNNKKSKVESTPLFTILDCLTSFIQVEELAETELYYCNNCKSKQRSTKRFWIRRLPNVLCLHLKRFRWNNFFRTKIDTSIAFPVTALDMSQFVLSDLRDTRLSGIGTNLYDLAAVIVHHGSGAGSGHYTAFAVNEGQWFHFDDSSVRISTMKAVEKCKPYILFYIRREFRLPSVQS is encoded by the exons ATGCGCAG TTATTCTTGTGACGAATTTGTGGAAAACGATACAAACAATAGTCATATATCTCGTTTAAGAGCTGAATTTCACTACAATGGAAAAAGATCAAAAACACCCAGCGAAAACACAGATCAAGAAGGCAGTGATTCGGCGCAAAACTGGAGTAGCTCTTCCTCTAATAGCGAACAGAGTGGCCGGAGATTGCGACCTCGATCCAGGAAAAG GTCCAGCTCCTTTGAAAGCAGCTCCAGCCTCACAGAAAATGGAGATTGCAAAAGTACTAGATCAAGGAATGGTGATGAAAAGCGGCTCAAACGTACGAGTATCTCCAGTGAAGACACACCATCAAAAGCGAAGATAGCAAAAAAAGTTGTCGGCCTAAGAAATTTAGGCAACACTTGTTTTATGAATGCAGTACTTCAATCATTAAG TAATATCTCTCAGTTTACCCTGTACTTCAAAAGACTGCCTTCTTTAGACACAAGTAAATTAAATTCTCCATCACCCACGGGACGTAATCGACTGTATCAGTCGAGGTCTATCAAGGAGCTTAGTGATGCAGTTATGGCAGAGGAACTTCGGAAAGTCCTAATCAATCTAACTGACCATGGCACCAAGGGTGCCATCTCCCCAGAATCATTGTTCCTTGTCATCTGGAAAGTTGTCCCGCGTTTCAG GGGCTATCAACAGCAAGATGCACATGAGTTTCTACGCTATATGTTAGATAGATTACATACAGAGTTATTACATCTTCTGCCGAACTCCACTTTTAAAGACAGTTCTTATTTCTCTCTTGGTCAGAAGAGTCGCTCATCCATAGTCACAACTGTTTTTGGAGGCATGCTTCAAAGTGAG GTCCGCTGTTTGAACTGTAGTGTAGAGTCAAAAAAGCATGACCCTTTTCTGGATCTTTCTTTAGATATTCCTGATGTTAAGTGTCAACAAACTAACAATAAGAAATCGAAAGTAGAATCAACGCCTTTGTTTACAATTTTAG ATTGTTTAACTAGTTTCATCCAAGTGGAAGAACTAGCAGAGACAGAACTTTACTACTGTAACAACTGTAAAAGCAAGCAGAGATCAACTAAACGCTTCTGGATCAGAAGATTACCGAAT GTTTTGTGTTTACATTTGAAAAGATTTCGGTGGAACAACTTCTTTCGCACCAAAATTGACACATCAATCGCCTTTCCGGTGACAGCTTTAGACATGTCTCAATTCGTTCTGAGCGATCTGCGAGACACACGCCTCTCTGGGATAGGTACTAATTTATACGATCTAGCAGCTGTGATAGTTCATCACGGGTCAGGGGCTGGTTCAGGCCATTACACAGCTTTCGCAGTGAACGAAGGACAGTGGTTTCACTTTGATGATAGTTCAGTCCGAATTTCAACAATGAAAGCGGTTGAAAAGTGCAAGCCCTACATATTGTTTTATATTAGAAGAGAGTTTCGCTTACCTTCCGTTCAATCGTGA
- the Nhe1 gene encoding sodium/hydrogen exchanger 8: protein MGAGFFGKCLPGILLLVAFQPCLTLHHDFRLTNMGSPSQDNLVYRGKRDAPSAVTNATNPNPSISATPSVSSLINASSISAATSSKNGTNTTSSANSSSANVLATPSSTVSEPVLPEKGAAEEERNSSIAIFFVLCVLALGILLIHLMLLTHFQYLPESVVVVFLGALIGLILHLMSDKNIANWRKEEAFSPTAFFLILLPPIIFESGYNLHKGNFFQNIGSILVFAIFGTTISALVIGTGVYILGLAEVAYRLSFVESFAFGSLISAVDPVATVAIFHALDMDPVLNMLVFGESILNDAIAIVLTTSVLESNNPAMSTSEAVLTGINRFCMMFFASAGIGVLFALISALLLKYVDLRKNPSLEFGMMLVFTYAPYALAEGIHLSGIMAILFNGIVMSHYTHFNLSTVTQITMQQTMRTLAFIAETCVFAYLGLAIFSFRHRVEPALVVWSLILCLIGRACNIFPLAILVNKFREHQITKRMMFIMWFSGLRGAISYALSLHLEFSDETRHVIITTTLIIVLVTTLLFGGSTMPLMKILQTKKPGRSRRRRKEKAISLSKTKEWGQAIDSEHLSEMTEEELEVNFIQSSRIRGFARWDIKYFIPFFTRRFTQEELKDCKTQMTDLTNQWYQAIRISPTESDDELGPRMHS, encoded by the exons ATGGGAGCTGGTTTTTTCGGAAAGTGCCTGCCAGGCATTTTACTCTTGGTAGCTTTTCAACCTTGCCTAACCTTACATCATGATTTTCGTCTCACCAATATGGGATCGCCTTCTCAGGACAACCTTGTATACAGAGGCAAAAGAGACGCTCCTTCTGCGGTAACTAACGCTACAAATCCAAATCCCAGCATTAGTGCCACTCCGTCCGTCTCATCTTTGATAAATGCAAGCAGCATTTCTGCTGCCACTAGCTCCAAGAATGGCACCAACACCACCTCATCAGCTAATTCTAGTTCTGCAAATGTCCTTGCAACTCCTTCGTCCACGGTGTCTGAGCCTGTTTTACCAGAGAAAGGCGCTGCTGAAGAGGAGAGAAATAGTTCCATCGCCATCTTCTTCGTACTTTGCGTCCTAGCTCTTGGAATATTGCTGATCCACCTCATGCTCCTGACACATTTCCAGTACTTGCCGGAGAGCGTTGTTGTCGTTTTCCTCGGAGCTCTAATTGGACTGATCCTTCACTTAATGTCTGATAAAAATATAGCGAATTGGCGGAAAGAAGAAGCTTTCTCACCCACGGCATTTTTTCTCATCCTCCTTCCACCGATTATTTTTGAATCCGGTTATAATTTGCATAAgggaaattttttccagaatatAGGATCAATTCTTGTATTCGCAATTTTTGGAACAACGATCTCTGCACTAGTTATCGGCACTGGGGTTTACATATTGGGATTGGCAGAGGTAGCATATAGACTGAGTTTTGTTGAAAGTTTTGCCTTCGGATCCCTTATCTCTGCCGTAGATCCTGTTGCAACCGTTGCCATTTTCCATGCCCTTGATATGGATCCAGTGCTGAACATGCTTGTTTTTGGtgaaagtattttaaacgatgCCATTGCCATCGTTTTAACCACATCAGTATTGGAGTCTAATAATCCTGCCATGTCGACATCAGAAGCTGTTCTAACTGGAATTAACAGATTTTGTATGATGTTCTTTGCCTCTGCTGGAATTGGAGTCTTATTTGCGCTGATCAGCGCTTTATTACTGAAGTATGTAGATCTGCGGAAAAATCCCTCTCTTGAATTTGGAATGATGCTTGTATTTACTTACGCTCCGTATGCCCTGGCGGAAGGAATTCATCTTTCAG gaatcaTGGCCATATTATTCAATGGGATTGTGATGTCTCACTATACTCATTTCAACCTATCAACAGTGACGCAAATCACCATGCAACAGACAATGAGAACACTTGCCTTCATTGCAGAAACATGCGTTTTTGCATATCTTGGCTTGGCAATTTTCAGTTTCAGGCATCGTGTCGAACCAGCCCTAGTTGTGTGGAGTCTCATTCTCTGCCTCATAGGACGAGCCTGCAACATTTTTCCTCTGGCTATTCTTGTCAACAAGTTCCGAGAACATCAAATCACAAAACGAATGATGTTTATCATGTGGTTTAGTG GTTTACGCGGTGCCATTTCATATGCTCTATCATTACATTTGGAATTCAGTGACGAGACAAGGCATGTCATTATCACAACCACCCTAATTATTGTCCTTGTGACAACCCTGCTATTTGGTGGATCAACAATGCCGCTGATGAAG ATTCTTCAAACCAAAAAACCAGGAAGAAGTAGGAGAAGGAGAAAAGAGAAAGCTATCTCTCTGAGTAAAACCAAAGAATGG GGGCAAGCTATTGATTCAGAGCATCTGTCAGAAATGACCGAAGaagagctggaagttaatttcATCCAATCCTCAAGAATCAGGGGTTTCGCAAGATGGGACATTAAGTATTTCATACCGTTCTTCACTCGAAGATTCACGCAAGAG GAGCTTAAAGATTGTAAGACTCAAATGACGGATCTAACAAACCAATGGTATCAAGCCATCCGCATTTCACCAACAGAATCAGATGATGAGCTTGGGCCAAGGATGCACAGCTGA